The following coding sequences are from one uncultured Cohaesibacter sp. window:
- a CDS encoding caspase family protein: MLKKISVNALTIFFVSSLVLTMQTPKASAGDGGAFAAGAIIGGVLGAITATTAGTNRRVHRTSKRHYNPVTSAQREENKRIQEALNLYGFNVGRADGALGKKSRAGISQFQAVNGFTPTGQLTEVEKQMLLSTPFQVENALFQNGYSVGLVDGKVDQQTLIAISQFQTQIGQIPSGTLTPDQTRLLISQQQQQQQQQIMVQKQAPALQGNSIQNVALAPNSMTLQQDQQNLATKWPAIEPDQFNKGRGHKKNAVAVIIGNKHYSGQDIPDVEFAERDALAMKYAFTNSLGIPEENIIYLEDATLSELVDTFGNDTPNGSRLWSYIDPDGSSDIFVYYSGHGIPSMGGDNNQAQAYIAPTDVTSTSSTQSSYSLKKLYKNLQALPSKSVTMFIDACFSGAAGNGDMIIQAASPIVIPAYAPTERGELNVFAAAEADQIASWDEKDGHGIFTKHLLDGLNGDADEDSDSAISTGELEDYLSKQVHRTARRSWRRDQTPTFEGDNKLVLVNY, from the coding sequence ATGTTGAAAAAAATTTCCGTAAATGCGCTTACTATATTTTTCGTATCGTCTCTAGTCCTGACAATGCAAACACCAAAAGCAAGTGCCGGTGATGGCGGAGCGTTCGCCGCAGGTGCAATTATTGGCGGCGTTCTTGGCGCAATCACTGCAACAACTGCAGGCACAAATCGCAGGGTCCATAGGACATCCAAGAGACACTATAACCCAGTCACTTCAGCGCAGAGAGAAGAAAACAAGCGCATTCAGGAAGCCCTGAATCTTTATGGTTTCAATGTTGGGCGAGCAGATGGCGCGCTGGGCAAGAAATCCCGTGCAGGAATCAGTCAGTTTCAGGCTGTTAACGGGTTCACCCCAACGGGCCAATTGACCGAAGTTGAAAAGCAGATGCTTCTGAGCACACCATTTCAGGTGGAAAACGCACTCTTCCAGAACGGCTATTCCGTAGGGCTGGTTGATGGCAAAGTTGATCAGCAGACGCTAATTGCGATTTCTCAGTTCCAGACTCAGATCGGTCAGATTCCTTCCGGCACACTGACACCGGATCAAACGAGATTGTTGATCAGTCAGCAGCAGCAGCAGCAGCAGCAGCAGATTATGGTCCAGAAACAGGCCCCAGCGCTGCAAGGGAATTCAATCCAGAATGTGGCGCTTGCACCAAATTCAATGACGCTTCAACAAGACCAACAAAATCTCGCTACCAAATGGCCAGCTATTGAGCCCGACCAGTTCAATAAGGGCAGAGGACATAAGAAAAACGCGGTCGCAGTGATCATCGGCAACAAACACTACAGTGGTCAGGACATTCCCGATGTCGAATTTGCTGAGCGCGACGCACTGGCGATGAAATATGCTTTCACCAATAGTCTCGGCATCCCGGAAGAAAACATCATCTATCTTGAAGACGCCACCTTGTCCGAACTGGTTGACACTTTTGGCAATGACACCCCGAACGGCAGTCGGCTGTGGTCCTACATTGATCCGGACGGCTCTTCCGATATTTTCGTTTACTATTCAGGGCACGGAATTCCTTCAATGGGAGGAGACAACAATCAGGCCCAGGCCTATATTGCGCCAACAGATGTAACTTCGACATCTTCCACCCAATCGTCCTACTCACTTAAGAAGCTTTACAAAAACCTTCAGGCATTGCCATCGAAATCCGTGACAATGTTCATCGATGCATGTTTTTCTGGCGCCGCTGGCAATGGTGACATGATCATTCAGGCTGCGTCCCCAATTGTTATCCCGGCCTATGCCCCGACCGAGCGCGGAGAATTAAACGTGTTTGCCGCAGCAGAAGCAGATCAGATCGCAAGTTGGGATGAAAAAGACGGACACGGCATTTTCACCAAGCATCTTCTGGATGGCCTTAACGGCGATGCTGATGAAGATTCTGACAGTGCAATCTCTACAGGCGAGCTGGAAGATTATCTTTCCAAACAGGTTCATCGCACCGCCCGCCGCAGCTGGCGCCGTGATCAGACCCCAACGTTTGAAGGTGATAACAAGCTCGTTCTGGTCAACTACTGA
- a CDS encoding DUF4384 domain-containing protein yields the protein MKGNIDVAISEVVDHMQRSGTSRAAIELSPEAIDYIDSADLRHILTLFEEKIDERAAGEFEIISSASLPIFDLPAPQRINAFTDFVQEQDVDTIILVKMELFSGGVKFNLNVSFASGLSFSPNGGQQNLTTLISASEEYLLLDSPEHFKGLAPTKAMELVARDLLPYLSESAEQKFDSPFADDSNGENSASDDLQLSNYLKSLARTEIENQWQKQDGKSGFWTLLSTLGEETRNGPWNIAVKLDERPNQIVATVNLSRDGFIQTSRLVGIGKDKIEAKYLDHLEDLSIPTEQASSSAEKSYFAKGKAVINPNLISQEALTAAKLLARARAISAALHLPPPQIGLVQNSTEIPKLIHYLNAGLPYGEIWKVQQKDDIIEVESELKIIPLEQSSISTRLLTAVLKSGDPLQLEVRSGRPSYFGLFGWQADGTVIRIFPFQDNERIRLNSDGTTYLPSRKYGLSALTSVPLDGAQSNHEALILVTSDTPLDLSDLAQRVAHADEDFAVRGHMDSLFFDGLTQQIKNSIAPPHVRFVPFQVIR from the coding sequence ATGAAAGGCAACATTGATGTTGCAATCAGCGAAGTCGTTGACCACATGCAACGATCGGGCACGTCTCGCGCTGCCATTGAACTTTCACCTGAAGCAATTGACTATATTGACTCTGCAGACTTGCGGCACATCCTGACCCTGTTTGAAGAAAAAATCGATGAAAGGGCTGCCGGTGAGTTTGAGATAATCTCCAGTGCTTCACTTCCGATATTCGATCTGCCTGCGCCTCAACGGATAAATGCGTTTACAGATTTCGTACAAGAACAAGATGTTGACACGATCATCCTCGTCAAGATGGAGCTCTTCTCCGGCGGAGTGAAATTCAACCTGAATGTGTCTTTTGCATCAGGCCTGAGCTTCAGCCCAAACGGCGGTCAGCAAAATCTGACGACCCTGATATCCGCATCGGAAGAGTATCTTCTCTTAGATTCTCCCGAGCATTTTAAGGGGCTTGCCCCGACTAAAGCCATGGAACTCGTGGCCAGAGATCTCTTGCCGTACCTCTCTGAAAGCGCGGAGCAAAAGTTCGACAGTCCCTTCGCTGACGACTCAAACGGAGAAAATAGCGCCTCAGATGATCTGCAACTATCAAATTATCTAAAAAGCCTTGCCCGCACTGAAATAGAAAATCAATGGCAGAAACAAGACGGCAAATCCGGTTTCTGGACACTCTTGAGCACGCTTGGTGAAGAAACCAGGAATGGGCCGTGGAACATCGCAGTCAAACTGGACGAACGTCCCAACCAGATCGTCGCGACAGTAAACCTTTCTCGCGATGGGTTCATTCAAACCAGCCGCCTGGTTGGTATCGGAAAAGACAAAATCGAAGCGAAATATCTCGATCATCTTGAGGATCTCAGCATACCGACAGAACAGGCAAGTTCATCCGCTGAGAAAAGCTACTTTGCCAAAGGCAAGGCCGTCATCAACCCCAACCTCATCTCTCAGGAAGCATTGACTGCGGCCAAACTGCTCGCAAGAGCTCGAGCGATCAGCGCAGCATTGCACCTGCCCCCTCCTCAGATTGGCCTTGTCCAGAACAGCACCGAAATTCCCAAGCTAATCCATTATCTGAATGCGGGGCTGCCCTACGGTGAAATATGGAAAGTCCAGCAAAAAGACGATATAATCGAGGTCGAAAGCGAGTTGAAAATTATTCCTCTGGAGCAAAGCAGCATTTCAACCCGACTGCTTACTGCAGTACTTAAAAGTGGCGATCCTTTGCAACTTGAAGTGCGGTCTGGCAGGCCCTCCTATTTTGGCTTGTTTGGCTGGCAAGCAGACGGGACAGTCATCCGCATTTTTCCTTTTCAAGACAACGAGAGAATCCGCCTGAACAGTGATGGAACCACTTATCTCCCCTCGAGAAAATACGGACTTTCTGCCTTGACAAGTGTGCCTCTTGATGGGGCTCAGAGCAATCATGAAGCTCTCATTCTCGTGACTTCGGACACCCCTCTGGATTTGAGTGATCTGGCCCAGAGGGTGGCCCATGCCGACGAAGATTTTGCAGTAAGAGGGCACATGGATTCACTCTTCTTCGACGGTCTGACGCAACAAATCAAAAACAGCATTGCGCCACCTCACGTGCGATTTGTGCCGTTTCAGGTCATCCGGTAA
- the tssH gene encoding type VI secretion system ATPase TssH yields the protein MSEISLQTVAGKLNSVGYTAFMQSLNHAKKAGNRNVELVHWIFHILSNDRSDMTITLNHYGIDRGRVLTNVAEIINNFRVNVTEMPSISENMIECLDRSWHFATLLFGEVQIRTGHVLVAMLKNKDLTQALRQISKELAELDANDLVSNAAAIWRESDEESLRPMDGSGLAASSGSDAEGSDGKEKAATALGRYSIDMTEAASSGKMDPVVGRDEEIRQIVDVLMRRRQNNPMLTGEAGVGKTAVVEGFAQRLASGDVPPALQGVRLHSLDIGLMQAGASMKGEFEQRLRAVIDEVQSSPTPIILFIDEAHTLIGAGGQAGTGDAANLLKPALARGTLRTIGATTWSEYRQHIEKDPALTRRFQPVNIDEPSVDRCTYMLRGILAPMEKHHNVRISDEAVKAAVTLSARYIPSRQLPDKAVSLLDTACARVAISQSTLPAAIADQKENIAKAEKELGAQERETDLGTADLGRIEELKVYIAEAEEKLSELEAAYAREMTLVEQILSVRKALDGKDDGDAFGQDNADADGSGESNEESQLLSKDELRKELSSKIAVLDGFDPDSRMVYPHVGEQTIAAIVSDWTGIPVGRMVKDEIQTILDLSGILKKRVLGQDHGLAMIAKRIETNRAKLDNPNKPIGVFMLCGPSGVGKTESALALAESLYGGEQNIITINMSEFQEAHSVSLLKGAPPGYVGYGEGGRLTEAVRRNPYSVVLLDEVEKAHPDVHELFFQVFDKGIMEDGNGRKIDFKNTIIILTSNVGTEVIMEMADQGNLHPDPDALNEALKPELVKVFPPALLGRIVTIPYFPLSSDVLGGIVKLQMDRIVKRIKDNHNARMSYSEDCVNFIVSQCKDPDSGGRMIDNIITNSLLPEMSRRILNITLDKGEFSNVELGMLDGKFTYVIE from the coding sequence ATGAGTGAAATCAGTTTGCAAACCGTTGCAGGTAAATTGAATTCCGTTGGTTATACGGCGTTCATGCAGTCGCTTAATCATGCGAAGAAGGCGGGCAATCGCAATGTTGAGCTGGTCCATTGGATCTTTCATATTTTGTCAAATGACCGCAGCGATATGACCATAACCCTTAATCACTACGGGATTGATCGTGGTCGTGTTTTGACCAATGTGGCTGAAATCATCAATAATTTTCGGGTCAATGTGACCGAAATGCCGTCCATCTCAGAGAATATGATCGAATGCCTGGATCGGTCTTGGCATTTTGCCACGCTTCTGTTCGGTGAAGTGCAGATCAGGACCGGTCATGTTCTTGTCGCTATGCTGAAGAATAAAGATCTGACGCAAGCGTTGCGGCAAATTTCAAAAGAGCTGGCTGAACTTGATGCCAACGATCTGGTTTCCAATGCTGCTGCGATTTGGCGCGAGTCTGATGAAGAAAGCCTGCGGCCCATGGACGGTAGTGGCTTGGCGGCTTCTAGTGGAAGTGACGCAGAAGGCAGTGATGGAAAGGAAAAGGCGGCAACAGCGCTCGGGCGATATTCGATCGATATGACTGAGGCTGCCAGTTCTGGCAAAATGGATCCCGTCGTCGGGCGTGATGAGGAAATCCGCCAGATCGTTGATGTTCTTATGCGTCGACGTCAGAATAACCCTATGCTCACCGGAGAGGCCGGGGTTGGAAAAACCGCAGTTGTTGAGGGATTTGCGCAGCGATTGGCTTCTGGAGATGTGCCTCCTGCATTGCAAGGGGTTCGGCTTCATTCGCTTGATATTGGACTGATGCAGGCGGGTGCTTCCATGAAAGGAGAGTTTGAGCAACGATTGCGCGCGGTCATTGATGAGGTGCAGTCTTCTCCAACGCCTATTATTCTTTTCATTGATGAGGCGCACACGCTGATTGGGGCTGGAGGTCAGGCAGGAACGGGCGATGCCGCCAATCTTTTAAAGCCTGCTTTGGCTCGCGGGACACTCAGAACAATCGGCGCGACGACATGGTCTGAATATCGCCAGCATATTGAAAAAGACCCAGCGCTAACGAGACGTTTCCAGCCGGTTAATATTGATGAGCCAAGTGTTGATCGCTGCACATATATGTTGCGGGGCATTCTGGCTCCTATGGAAAAGCATCACAATGTGCGTATTTCGGACGAGGCCGTAAAAGCCGCGGTTACCCTGTCTGCCCGATATATTCCGAGTCGCCAACTGCCGGATAAAGCTGTCAGTTTGCTTGATACAGCTTGTGCCCGCGTCGCCATCAGCCAATCAACATTGCCTGCAGCAATTGCAGATCAGAAGGAAAATATCGCTAAAGCCGAGAAAGAGCTCGGTGCCCAGGAACGTGAAACGGATTTGGGGACGGCGGATTTGGGGCGAATTGAAGAGCTTAAGGTCTACATTGCCGAGGCAGAGGAGAAGCTCTCAGAGCTGGAGGCAGCCTACGCGCGCGAGATGACGTTGGTCGAGCAAATTCTGTCTGTGCGCAAGGCTCTGGATGGCAAGGATGACGGAGACGCGTTTGGTCAAGATAACGCTGACGCCGATGGCTCTGGTGAGAGCAATGAGGAAAGCCAGCTTCTTTCAAAAGACGAATTACGCAAAGAGTTGTCCAGCAAAATAGCCGTTCTGGATGGTTTCGATCCGGATAGCCGTATGGTTTACCCTCATGTTGGAGAGCAAACGATCGCGGCTATTGTTTCTGACTGGACCGGGATTCCTGTCGGGCGAATGGTCAAGGATGAAATTCAGACTATTCTGGATTTGTCTGGAATTTTGAAAAAACGCGTGCTTGGCCAGGATCACGGATTGGCAATGATTGCCAAACGCATTGAAACAAACCGAGCAAAACTCGACAATCCCAACAAGCCGATCGGTGTCTTTATGCTTTGTGGTCCATCGGGCGTGGGCAAAACCGAGTCTGCTTTGGCATTGGCCGAGAGCCTCTATGGAGGCGAACAGAATATCATAACGATCAATATGTCTGAATTTCAGGAGGCTCATTCTGTTTCTCTTCTGAAAGGGGCTCCTCCGGGATATGTTGGTTATGGGGAGGGAGGACGCTTAACGGAAGCTGTTCGACGCAACCCATATAGTGTTGTTCTGCTTGACGAAGTGGAAAAAGCCCATCCTGATGTGCATGAGCTGTTTTTCCAAGTCTTTGACAAGGGCATCATGGAAGACGGGAATGGTCGTAAAATTGACTTCAAGAATACGATTATCATTCTAACCTCAAATGTGGGGACTGAGGTCATTATGGAAATGGCCGATCAAGGCAATCTTCATCCTGATCCTGATGCCTTGAATGAGGCGCTGAAACCGGAGCTGGTTAAGGTCTTTCCGCCGGCCTTGCTGGGGCGTATTGTCACCATCCCATATTTTCCGCTTTCCAGTGACGTTTTGGGCGGCATAGTGAAACTGCAGATGGATCGGATCGTCAAGCGGATTAAGGACAATCATAATGCCCGCATGAGCTATAGCGAAGATTGCGTCAATTTCATTGTCTCTCAATGCAAGGATCCCGATTCGGGAGGTCGTATGATCGATAACATCATTACGAATTCTTTGTTGCCGGAAATGTCTCGCAGAATCCTCAATATCACTCTGGACAAGGGAGAGTTCTCAAACGTGGAACTAGGGATGCTGGATGGCAAGTTCACTTATGTAATTGAGTGA
- a CDS encoding M23 family metallopeptidase, with protein sequence MHKIDKSFRETKKRAKRRKQQKRTSAFVRWFGLIFVIMLGLGTFYMFKSGYLTQPPLPDWALSWVWPHGTEEESPDTLAPESEQTVSYQTAIVDLPGDPLILATNDENSESTNKRTTPVPPELAVRVAAPTITFVSDTMLQASQQLIATLPSNQEDFAYFRAHETAEEADRGTTESQLEIDKENAETEPYGGKDTESEPAQTESADPAEDEKAKFDDGWEGGLSDVEGKALFARTAIDNTTSIALIQDEADRAMQFREFVISVLHETSLSDLLTSYHISHFDADLVAGLLVQDMDVSKIDKRYVIAVRGVDQPRRPGILSLMQLSVYEGENFIATLARSDNGSFAKAADPWIKDDLFKHSSPDDEAKPAKSFRLLDAFYSAAIRNGVPSGIVGEAIVMLSRSHDLSTFANADDRMTLVYSSASTDKNALSGRILYIGIERTQQSIKCYPFKYGTSKSYSCSQGTASRAGTAGKASNGEMVTPVDGVLSSPFGPRNHPILHKVKFHAGVDWKAPMGAPVYAAFAGKVAYAGDGQGYGNIIKLTHSGARETRYAHLERFAKGIKPGKSITAGALIGYVGTSGLSTGPHLHFELRDHGQPVDPFSEASGGYGSGDSAVDLLAERIIQVESGGKATAKNQLSTALGLGQFIKPTWLRMMRVYRPELVSSMTQEQLLDLRTDPTISREMIKNLARENESYLRAKGQKITAGHLYLAHFLGSEGANIVLSADPKASLEDLLGQDAINANPFLIGKDVPYLIDWADRKMKHKGKKSFKIKSDVPSSPRQARQYRQYQRAIDAFLQNQY encoded by the coding sequence ATGCATAAAATAGACAAAAGCTTTCGGGAAACGAAGAAACGCGCAAAGCGCAGAAAGCAGCAAAAACGCACGTCCGCTTTTGTGCGTTGGTTTGGCCTCATCTTTGTCATCATGTTGGGTCTTGGCACATTCTATATGTTCAAGAGCGGATATCTAACTCAGCCCCCCTTGCCTGATTGGGCACTTTCTTGGGTATGGCCGCACGGAACAGAAGAGGAAAGCCCCGATACTCTCGCCCCGGAAAGCGAGCAGACCGTATCCTATCAGACCGCGATTGTGGATCTGCCTGGAGATCCTCTAATCCTAGCCACAAACGACGAAAATTCTGAAAGCACAAACAAGCGCACCACACCGGTCCCCCCCGAACTGGCTGTCCGGGTTGCCGCTCCGACCATAACCTTTGTCAGCGACACCATGCTTCAGGCGAGCCAGCAATTGATCGCAACACTCCCCTCAAATCAGGAAGACTTCGCCTATTTCCGCGCGCACGAAACCGCTGAAGAAGCGGATCGGGGCACGACAGAATCCCAGCTTGAAATCGACAAAGAAAACGCCGAAACCGAGCCATATGGTGGCAAGGACACGGAATCAGAGCCAGCACAAACCGAATCTGCGGATCCAGCCGAAGATGAAAAGGCCAAATTTGACGACGGGTGGGAAGGAGGGCTATCCGATGTTGAAGGCAAGGCACTATTCGCTCGCACGGCAATTGACAACACCACCAGCATCGCACTCATCCAAGATGAAGCCGACAGAGCAATGCAATTCAGGGAATTTGTGATTTCGGTTCTGCATGAAACCAGTTTATCTGACCTGCTGACATCCTATCATATCAGTCACTTCGACGCAGATCTTGTCGCCGGGTTGCTGGTGCAAGACATGGATGTGAGCAAGATTGACAAGCGCTACGTCATTGCCGTCAGAGGCGTTGATCAACCCCGCCGCCCAGGCATCCTCTCGCTTATGCAGCTATCTGTTTATGAGGGCGAGAATTTCATCGCAACACTGGCGCGATCAGACAATGGTTCTTTCGCCAAGGCTGCGGATCCCTGGATCAAGGATGATCTGTTCAAACATTCAAGCCCGGATGATGAAGCCAAACCAGCCAAATCCTTTCGCCTTCTTGACGCCTTTTACAGCGCGGCGATCCGCAATGGCGTGCCATCTGGCATTGTCGGTGAGGCAATTGTCATGCTATCGCGCAGTCACGACCTCAGCACATTTGCAAATGCCGATGATCGTATGACGCTGGTCTACAGCAGCGCATCTACAGACAAGAACGCCTTGTCAGGCCGAATTCTCTATATCGGGATTGAGCGAACACAGCAGTCCATCAAATGCTACCCTTTTAAATATGGCACTTCGAAATCCTACAGCTGCAGTCAGGGTACGGCTTCGCGAGCAGGCACCGCAGGCAAGGCCTCAAACGGAGAGATGGTAACTCCCGTGGATGGAGTTCTTTCCTCTCCCTTTGGCCCGCGAAATCACCCCATTCTGCACAAGGTCAAATTTCACGCTGGTGTCGACTGGAAGGCTCCAATGGGTGCCCCGGTCTATGCCGCCTTTGCCGGCAAAGTCGCCTATGCCGGGGATGGGCAAGGCTATGGCAATATAATCAAGTTGACACATTCTGGAGCAAGAGAAACCCGCTATGCTCACCTGGAGCGCTTTGCAAAAGGCATAAAACCCGGCAAATCCATCACAGCAGGAGCATTGATCGGCTATGTTGGCACCTCAGGCCTTTCAACCGGACCTCACTTGCATTTCGAGCTGCGCGACCATGGCCAGCCAGTTGACCCCTTCAGTGAAGCATCCGGCGGATATGGATCTGGAGACTCGGCCGTTGACCTTTTGGCAGAACGCATAATTCAGGTCGAAAGCGGCGGTAAGGCAACCGCTAAGAACCAGCTATCAACCGCACTTGGCCTCGGACAGTTCATAAAGCCTACCTGGTTACGCATGATGCGCGTGTACAGACCAGAGCTTGTTAGCTCAATGACACAAGAGCAATTGCTGGATCTGCGCACTGACCCGACGATCTCCCGAGAAATGATCAAAAACCTCGCGCGAGAGAACGAATCCTATCTCCGTGCCAAAGGGCAGAAAATCACGGCAGGGCACCTTTATCTTGCCCATTTCCTAGGATCAGAAGGCGCCAATATAGTATTGTCCGCCGACCCGAAAGCTTCTCTTGAGGATCTTCTGGGCCAAGACGCAATCAACGCGAATCCTTTTTTAATCGGGAAGGATGTCCCTTACCTAATCGATTGGGCAGATCGAAAAATGAAACATAAAGGGAAGAAATCCTTCAAGATCAAGTCTGACGTTCCATCGTCACCACGTCAGGCCCGACAATATCGCCAGTATCAAAGAGCAATCGATGCATTCCTGCAGAACCAATATTAA
- a CDS encoding DUF1036 domain-containing protein, with the protein MPKWATGIWFFLIVTFLLCQSPAQAQFAVCNQSLDVFNIAIGQEVSEEFQTDGWWTVGANKCATVIRNTLTNRYIYVYATDVKEHPVLTGTSSMCIDRKRFTIRGATDCWERGHIAVKFHEVDTKAMERWTLFLQPDVKP; encoded by the coding sequence ATGCCAAAATGGGCAACGGGTATATGGTTTTTCCTCATTGTAACTTTCCTCTTGTGTCAATCTCCCGCACAAGCCCAGTTCGCTGTTTGCAACCAGTCTCTCGATGTATTCAACATTGCCATAGGTCAGGAAGTTTCAGAAGAATTCCAGACCGACGGCTGGTGGACTGTCGGCGCCAATAAATGCGCAACCGTCATTCGAAACACTCTCACAAACCGTTACATTTATGTCTATGCGACAGATGTAAAAGAACATCCGGTTCTTACCGGAACAAGCAGCATGTGCATTGATCGCAAGCGCTTTACCATACGCGGAGCAACCGATTGTTGGGAGCGTGGGCATATAGCCGTCAAGTTTCACGAAGTTGATACCAAGGCAATGGAACGATGGACTTTATTCCTTCAACCCGATGTAAAACCATAA
- a CDS encoding MotA/TolQ/ExbB proton channel family protein, with translation MLSILFQQVGTAGLIILGILLVMSLFATTISFFKIFQFYSLNVGCSKEAQTALKEWLQGKSGPSCVAVTSSEAPLSKVVAALIDSQTRFPGDSQYAVNQASVVASRELDVLEKYLKFLDTVVQAAPMLGLLGTVIGMIEAFQLLGQSGGTAAPSELAGGIWVALLTTAAGLIIAVPFYFVSSWLDARVAHERDEMERLMRQAQLPNNKK, from the coding sequence ATGCTCTCTATCTTATTCCAGCAGGTTGGAACGGCGGGGCTAATCATTCTCGGGATTCTGCTTGTCATGTCCTTGTTTGCAACCACGATCAGTTTCTTCAAGATTTTTCAGTTTTACTCCTTGAATGTTGGATGTTCCAAAGAAGCTCAGACCGCTTTGAAAGAATGGTTGCAGGGCAAGTCTGGGCCAAGCTGTGTGGCCGTCACCAGTAGCGAGGCTCCTCTTTCCAAAGTCGTTGCAGCACTTATCGATAGCCAAACACGATTTCCCGGGGACAGCCAATATGCCGTCAATCAGGCAAGCGTCGTGGCAAGTCGTGAACTGGACGTGCTGGAAAAATACCTCAAGTTTCTCGATACCGTGGTTCAGGCTGCTCCGATGTTAGGACTGTTGGGGACCGTCATCGGGATGATCGAAGCCTTTCAGCTTCTTGGGCAAAGTGGGGGGACTGCTGCTCCGTCAGAACTGGCTGGAGGGATTTGGGTTGCATTGTTAACGACGGCAGCCGGTCTTATTATCGCTGTGCCTTTTTATTTTGTGTCTTCCTGGCTTGATGCGCGCGTGGCTCATGAAAGAGACGAAATGGAGCGGCTTATGCGTCAAGCACAATTGCCAAACAACAAAAAGTAA